The Magnolia sinica isolate HGM2019 chromosome 9, MsV1, whole genome shotgun sequence genome contains a region encoding:
- the LOC131255868 gene encoding protein PLASTID MOVEMENT IMPAIRED 1 isoform X1, whose translation MSAPPDSTAARRNSNTQLLEELEALSQSLYQSHTSRRTASLALPRSSVDPPAASHLNVSEKSRSRRISLSPWRSRPKLDDAAPADDPRAAPSRGHEKNLSAAAAPAHEKKGIWSWKPLRALSHIGMQRVGVLFSVEVIAVQGLPASMNGLRLSVNVRKKETKEGAVQTMPARVLQGAADFEETLFIKCHLYCSVSASGSGKQQQQQQLKFEPRPFLIYVAAVDAAELSFGQSMVDLSRLVQESMEKNWEGTRIRQWDTSFNLSGKAKGGELVLKLGFQIMEDKGVGIYSQSSGNGSRLNRAGESSSSSSSSAVFARKQSKSSFSVTSPRISSRLDASSPSKAATAAAELQGIDDFNLDEPGPVPSTSAQKPEPEAKVEDLDLPEFEVVDKGVEIQGERGAGERESEEVVDDERSVSSEVVKEVVHDPVHQMRLTELDEIAQQIKALESMIGSEEAIKTEHELEFQGLDAEEETVTREFLQMLEEEEGREGKIDLSDSPPLKLEGVEEAGEAELKAYVSDLGKGLGSVVRTRDGGYLAAMNPFDVEVSRKEMPKLAMQISKPLILPLMKSASGFEAFQRMAAVGIEELSSEVLSAVGMDELMGKTAEQIAFEGIASAIIHGRNKEGATSSAARSIATVKTMVTAMSAGRRERISMGIWNVSEKPVTVEEILAFSLQKIETMAVEALKIQAEMAEEEAPFDISPLVGKTSTAGTKDPDHPLAVTISLEDWAKNGCMSTTEEGDNPPGTPKSITLLVVVQMRDPLRRYEAVGAPVIVMVQATHVDAASGEDEEKFKVASLHMGGLKVRVGGKHVWDTEKQRLTAMQWLVAYGLGKVVSKKGKPAQAKGQDSLWSISSRVMADMWLKPIRNPDVKLPKQTMEWKRRHIGGWKSNPSDQGPLPSIGIIRNDLFINPYESGPLNSPIVDKAKINGGDDLEPNVACITLSM comes from the exons ATGTCCGCGCCACCAGACTCCACCGCCGCTCGCCGCAACTCCAACACCCAACTCCTCGAAGAGCTAGAAGCCCTCTCACAATCTCTCTATCAATCCCACACCTCCCGCCGCACTGCTTCCCTCGCCCTTCCCCGCTCCTCCGTTGATCCTCCCGCCGCGTCCCACCTAAATGTCTCCGAAAAGTCCCGCTCCCGCCGCATTTCCCTCTCCCCCTGGCGCTCCCGCCCCAAGCTTGACGACGCCGCCCCCGCCGACGATCCCCGTGCGGCGCCTTCCAGGGGCCACGAGAAGAATCTCAGCGCCGCGGCAGCCCCAGCGCATGAGAAGAAGGGCATCTGGAGCTGGAAGCCGTTGCGGGCGCTGTCCCACATCGGGATGCAGCGGGTCGGGGTCCTGTTCTCAGTCGAGGTCATCGCCGTCCAGGGCCTCCCGGCGTCGATGAATGGCCTCCGTCTCTCCGTCAACGTCCGCAAGAAGGAGACGAAGGAAGGCGCCGTGCAGACAATGCCCGCCAGGGTCTTGCAGGGCGCTGCTGACTTCGAGGAGACGCTCTTCATCAAGTGTCATCTGTACTGCAGCGTCAGTGCCAGCGGCAGCgggaagcagcagcagcagcagcagctgaagTTCGAGCCACGGCCGTTCTTGATTTACGTCGCGGCGGTAGATGCCGCCGAGCTCAGCTTCGGGCAGAGTATGGTCGATCTCAGCCGTCTGGTCCAGGAATCGATGGAGAAGAACTGGGAAGGGACAAGGATACGGCAGTGGGACACCAGCTTCAATCTCTCTGGGAAGGCGAAAGGGGGCGAGCTCGTGCTGAAATTAGGTTTTCAGATCATGGAAGATAAAGGAGTCGGAATTTACAGCCAGAGCAGTGGCAACGGTTCGAGATTGAATAGAGCGGgagaatcttcttcttcttcttcctcatcagcGGTTTTTGCTCGAAAGCAATCGAAATCTTCCTTCAGCGTCACGAGCCCGAGGATTTCGAGCAGATTGGATGCCTCCTCACCCTCAAAGGCGGCCACTGCAGCTGCGGAGCTTCAGGGGATTGATGATTTCAATCTCGATGAGCCTGGCCCGGTCCCTTCGACCTCTGCACAGAAACCTGAACCTGAGGCAAAGGTTGAGGATCTCGATCTTCCAGAATTCGAGGTGGTCGATAAAGGGGTTGAGATCCAGGGGGAGAGGGGAGCTGGAGAGAGAGAATCGGAAGAAGTTGTGGATGATGAGAGGTCGGTCTCTAGCGAGGTGGTGAAGGAAGTCGTGCATGATCCGGTCCATCAGATGCGACTGACTGAGCTTGATGAGATCGCGCAGCAGATCAAAGCTCTCGAGTCAATGATTGGGAGTGAGGAGGCCATTAAGACGGAACACGAATTGGAGTTCCAAGGGCTTGATGCGGAGGAAGAGACAGTGACAAGAGAGTTCCTTCAGATGCTTGAGGAAGAAGAAGGCAGGGAGGGGAAGATCGACCTTTCAGACTCCCCACCTTTGAAATTAGAAGGCGTGGAGGAAGCAGGTGAGGCCGAATTGAAGGCCTATGTTTCGGATCTAGGGAAAGGATTGGGATCTGTGGTTCGAACCCGAGATGGCGGATACTTAGCGGCAATGAATCCTTTCGATGTTGAGGTATCGAGAAAAGAAATGCCAAAGCTCGCGATGCAGATTTCGAAGCCACTGATCCTTCCTTTGATGAAATCTGCAAGTGGGTTTGAGGCATTTCAGAGAATGGCAGCAGTGGGCATTGAGGAATTGAGTTCGGAAGTGCTGTCAGCAGTAGGGATGGATGAACTGATGGGCAAAACTGCCGAGCAAATAGCTTTCGAAGGCATCGCATCAGCGATCATCCATGGGAGGAACAAAGAAGGAGCAACCTCGAGCGCCGCTCGATCCATTGCCACGGTGAAGACAATGGTGACAGCGATGAGTgcaggaaggagagagaggattTCAATGGGGATTTGGAATGTGAGTGAGAAGCCGGTGACGGTGGAGGAAATTCTAGCATTTTCACTGCAGAAGATAGAGACCATGGCTGTGGAAGCCCTGAAGATTCAGGCGGAGATGGCAGAGGAGGAAGCACCTTTTGACATTTCACCACTTGTGGGGAAGACCAGCACAGCTGGCACAaaagatcctgaccatccattggCTGTTACCATTTCGCTAGAGGATTGGGCGAAGAATGGCTGTATGTCAACTACGGAGGAAGGAGACAACCCACCAGGAACGCCAAAGAGCATTACACTGTTGGTGGTTGTTCAGATGAGGGACCCGCTGAGGCGGTATGAGGCAGTGGGGGCGCCTGTGATTGTTATGGTGCAGGCCACACATGTTGATGCAGCGAGTGGTGAAGACGAGGAGAAATTCAAGGTGGCAAGCCTGCACATGGGAGGTTTGAAGGTCCGGGTGGGCGGGAAGCATGTATGGGATACTGAGAAGCAGAGGCTGACTGCAATGCAGTGGCTGGTGGCGTATGGGCTAGGGAAGGTGGTGTCAAAGAAGGGCAAGCCAGCACAAGCTAAGGGGCAGGACTCTCTTTGGAGCATTTCGTCGCGGGTGATGGCGGATATGTGGCTCAAGCCCATTCGAAATCCAGACGTGAAGTTACCAAAGCAAAC GATGGAATGGAAGAGACGACACATTGGAGGCTGGAAATCGAACCCATCCGATCAAGGCCCATTACCGTCCATTGGGATCATACGCAATGATTTGTTCATAAATCCATATGAATCTGGGCCATTGAATAGTCCAATAGTGGACAAGGCAAAGATCAATGGTGGCGATGATCTTGAGCCAAATGTTGCCTGCATCACTCTGTCAATGTAA
- the LOC131255868 gene encoding protein PLASTID MOVEMENT IMPAIRED 1 isoform X4 has product MSAPPDSTAARRNSNTQLLEELEALSQSLYQSHTSRRTASLALPRSSVDPPAASHLNVSEKSRSRRISLSPWRSRPKLDDAAPADDPRAAPSRGHEKNLSAAAAPAHEKKGIWSWKPLRALSHIGMQRVGVLFSVEVIAVQGLPASMNGLRLSVNVRKKETKEGAVQTMPARVLQGAADFEETLFIKCHLYCSVSASGSGKQQQQQQLKFEPRPFLIYVAAVDAAELSFGQSMVDLSRLVQESMEKNWEGTRIRQWDTSFNLSGKAKGGELVLKLGFQIMEDKGVGIYSQSSGNGSRLNRAGESSSSSSSSAVFARKQSKSSFSVTSPRISSRLDASSPSKAATAAAELQGIDDFNLDEPGPVPSTSAQKPEPEAKVEDLDLPEFEVVDKGVEIQGERGAGERESEEVVDDERSVSSEVVKEVVHDPVHQMRLTELDEIAQQIKALESMIGSEEAIKTEHELEFQGLDAEEETVTREFLQMLEEEEGREGKIDLSDSPPLKLEGVEEAGEAELKAYVSDLGKGLGSVVRTRDGGYLAAMNPFDVEVSRKEMPKLAMQISKPLILPLMKSASGFEAFQRMAAVGIEELSSEVLSAVGMDELMGKTAEQIAFEGIASAIIHGRNKEGATSSAARSIATVKTMVTAMSAGRRERISMGIWNVSEKPVTVEEILAFSLQKIETMAVEALKIQAEMAEEEAPFDISPLVGKTSTAGTKDPDHPLAVTISLEDWAKNGCMSTTEEGDNPPGTPKSITLLVVVQMRDPLRRYEAVGAPVIVMVQATHVDAASGEDEEKFKVASLHMGGLKVRVGGKHVWDTEKQRLTAMQWLVAYGLGKVVSKKGKPAQAKGQDSLWSISSRVMADMWLKPIRNPDVKLPKQT; this is encoded by the coding sequence ATGTCCGCGCCACCAGACTCCACCGCCGCTCGCCGCAACTCCAACACCCAACTCCTCGAAGAGCTAGAAGCCCTCTCACAATCTCTCTATCAATCCCACACCTCCCGCCGCACTGCTTCCCTCGCCCTTCCCCGCTCCTCCGTTGATCCTCCCGCCGCGTCCCACCTAAATGTCTCCGAAAAGTCCCGCTCCCGCCGCATTTCCCTCTCCCCCTGGCGCTCCCGCCCCAAGCTTGACGACGCCGCCCCCGCCGACGATCCCCGTGCGGCGCCTTCCAGGGGCCACGAGAAGAATCTCAGCGCCGCGGCAGCCCCAGCGCATGAGAAGAAGGGCATCTGGAGCTGGAAGCCGTTGCGGGCGCTGTCCCACATCGGGATGCAGCGGGTCGGGGTCCTGTTCTCAGTCGAGGTCATCGCCGTCCAGGGCCTCCCGGCGTCGATGAATGGCCTCCGTCTCTCCGTCAACGTCCGCAAGAAGGAGACGAAGGAAGGCGCCGTGCAGACAATGCCCGCCAGGGTCTTGCAGGGCGCTGCTGACTTCGAGGAGACGCTCTTCATCAAGTGTCATCTGTACTGCAGCGTCAGTGCCAGCGGCAGCgggaagcagcagcagcagcagcagctgaagTTCGAGCCACGGCCGTTCTTGATTTACGTCGCGGCGGTAGATGCCGCCGAGCTCAGCTTCGGGCAGAGTATGGTCGATCTCAGCCGTCTGGTCCAGGAATCGATGGAGAAGAACTGGGAAGGGACAAGGATACGGCAGTGGGACACCAGCTTCAATCTCTCTGGGAAGGCGAAAGGGGGCGAGCTCGTGCTGAAATTAGGTTTTCAGATCATGGAAGATAAAGGAGTCGGAATTTACAGCCAGAGCAGTGGCAACGGTTCGAGATTGAATAGAGCGGgagaatcttcttcttcttcttcctcatcagcGGTTTTTGCTCGAAAGCAATCGAAATCTTCCTTCAGCGTCACGAGCCCGAGGATTTCGAGCAGATTGGATGCCTCCTCACCCTCAAAGGCGGCCACTGCAGCTGCGGAGCTTCAGGGGATTGATGATTTCAATCTCGATGAGCCTGGCCCGGTCCCTTCGACCTCTGCACAGAAACCTGAACCTGAGGCAAAGGTTGAGGATCTCGATCTTCCAGAATTCGAGGTGGTCGATAAAGGGGTTGAGATCCAGGGGGAGAGGGGAGCTGGAGAGAGAGAATCGGAAGAAGTTGTGGATGATGAGAGGTCGGTCTCTAGCGAGGTGGTGAAGGAAGTCGTGCATGATCCGGTCCATCAGATGCGACTGACTGAGCTTGATGAGATCGCGCAGCAGATCAAAGCTCTCGAGTCAATGATTGGGAGTGAGGAGGCCATTAAGACGGAACACGAATTGGAGTTCCAAGGGCTTGATGCGGAGGAAGAGACAGTGACAAGAGAGTTCCTTCAGATGCTTGAGGAAGAAGAAGGCAGGGAGGGGAAGATCGACCTTTCAGACTCCCCACCTTTGAAATTAGAAGGCGTGGAGGAAGCAGGTGAGGCCGAATTGAAGGCCTATGTTTCGGATCTAGGGAAAGGATTGGGATCTGTGGTTCGAACCCGAGATGGCGGATACTTAGCGGCAATGAATCCTTTCGATGTTGAGGTATCGAGAAAAGAAATGCCAAAGCTCGCGATGCAGATTTCGAAGCCACTGATCCTTCCTTTGATGAAATCTGCAAGTGGGTTTGAGGCATTTCAGAGAATGGCAGCAGTGGGCATTGAGGAATTGAGTTCGGAAGTGCTGTCAGCAGTAGGGATGGATGAACTGATGGGCAAAACTGCCGAGCAAATAGCTTTCGAAGGCATCGCATCAGCGATCATCCATGGGAGGAACAAAGAAGGAGCAACCTCGAGCGCCGCTCGATCCATTGCCACGGTGAAGACAATGGTGACAGCGATGAGTgcaggaaggagagagaggattTCAATGGGGATTTGGAATGTGAGTGAGAAGCCGGTGACGGTGGAGGAAATTCTAGCATTTTCACTGCAGAAGATAGAGACCATGGCTGTGGAAGCCCTGAAGATTCAGGCGGAGATGGCAGAGGAGGAAGCACCTTTTGACATTTCACCACTTGTGGGGAAGACCAGCACAGCTGGCACAaaagatcctgaccatccattggCTGTTACCATTTCGCTAGAGGATTGGGCGAAGAATGGCTGTATGTCAACTACGGAGGAAGGAGACAACCCACCAGGAACGCCAAAGAGCATTACACTGTTGGTGGTTGTTCAGATGAGGGACCCGCTGAGGCGGTATGAGGCAGTGGGGGCGCCTGTGATTGTTATGGTGCAGGCCACACATGTTGATGCAGCGAGTGGTGAAGACGAGGAGAAATTCAAGGTGGCAAGCCTGCACATGGGAGGTTTGAAGGTCCGGGTGGGCGGGAAGCATGTATGGGATACTGAGAAGCAGAGGCTGACTGCAATGCAGTGGCTGGTGGCGTATGGGCTAGGGAAGGTGGTGTCAAAGAAGGGCAAGCCAGCACAAGCTAAGGGGCAGGACTCTCTTTGGAGCATTTCGTCGCGGGTGATGGCGGATATGTGGCTCAAGCCCATTCGAAATCCAGACGTGAAGTTACCAAAGCAAACGTAG
- the LOC131255868 gene encoding protein PLASTID MOVEMENT IMPAIRED 1 isoform X3 translates to MSAPPDSTAARRNSNTQLLEELEALSQSLYQSHTSRRTASLALPRSSVDPPAASHLNVSEKSRSRRISLSPWRSRPKLDDAAPADDPRAAPSRGHEKNLSAAAAPAHEKKGIWSWKPLRALSHIGMQRVGVLFSVEVIAVQGLPASMNGLRLSVNVRKKETKEGAVQTMPARVLQGAADFEETLFIKCHLYCSVSASGSGKQQQQQQLKFEPRPFLIYVAAVDAAELSFGQSMVDLSRLVQESMEKNWEGTRIRQWDTSFNLSGKAKGGELVLKLGFQIMEDKGVGIYSQSSGNGSRLNRAGESSSSSSSSAVFARKQSKSSFSVTSPRISSRLDASSPSKAATAAAELQGIDDFNLDEPGPVPSTSAQKPEPEAKVEDLDLPEFEVVDKGVEIQGERGAGERESEEVVDDERSVSSEVVKEVVHDPVHQMRLTELDEIAQQIKALESMIGSEEAIKTEHELEFQGLDAEEETVTREFLQMLEEEEGREGKIDLSDSPPLKLEGVEEAGEAELKAYVSDLGKGLGSVVRTRDGGYLAAMNPFDVEVSRKEMPKLAMQISKPLILPLMKSASGFEAFQRMAAVGIEELSSEVLSAVGMDELMGKTAEQIAFEGIASAIIHGRNKEGATSSAARSIATVKTMVTAMSAGRRERISMGIWNVSEKPVTVEEILAFSLQKIETMAVEALKIQAEMAEEEAPFDISPLVGKTSTAGTKDPDHPLAVTISLEDWAKNGCMSTTEEGDNPPGTPKSITLLVVVQMRDPLRRYEAVGAPVIVMVQATHVDAASGEDEEKFKVASLHMGGLKVRVGGKHVWDTEKQRLTAMQWLVAYGLGKVVSKKGKPAQAKGQDSLWSISSRVMADMWLKPIRNPDVKLPKQTGP, encoded by the exons ATGTCCGCGCCACCAGACTCCACCGCCGCTCGCCGCAACTCCAACACCCAACTCCTCGAAGAGCTAGAAGCCCTCTCACAATCTCTCTATCAATCCCACACCTCCCGCCGCACTGCTTCCCTCGCCCTTCCCCGCTCCTCCGTTGATCCTCCCGCCGCGTCCCACCTAAATGTCTCCGAAAAGTCCCGCTCCCGCCGCATTTCCCTCTCCCCCTGGCGCTCCCGCCCCAAGCTTGACGACGCCGCCCCCGCCGACGATCCCCGTGCGGCGCCTTCCAGGGGCCACGAGAAGAATCTCAGCGCCGCGGCAGCCCCAGCGCATGAGAAGAAGGGCATCTGGAGCTGGAAGCCGTTGCGGGCGCTGTCCCACATCGGGATGCAGCGGGTCGGGGTCCTGTTCTCAGTCGAGGTCATCGCCGTCCAGGGCCTCCCGGCGTCGATGAATGGCCTCCGTCTCTCCGTCAACGTCCGCAAGAAGGAGACGAAGGAAGGCGCCGTGCAGACAATGCCCGCCAGGGTCTTGCAGGGCGCTGCTGACTTCGAGGAGACGCTCTTCATCAAGTGTCATCTGTACTGCAGCGTCAGTGCCAGCGGCAGCgggaagcagcagcagcagcagcagctgaagTTCGAGCCACGGCCGTTCTTGATTTACGTCGCGGCGGTAGATGCCGCCGAGCTCAGCTTCGGGCAGAGTATGGTCGATCTCAGCCGTCTGGTCCAGGAATCGATGGAGAAGAACTGGGAAGGGACAAGGATACGGCAGTGGGACACCAGCTTCAATCTCTCTGGGAAGGCGAAAGGGGGCGAGCTCGTGCTGAAATTAGGTTTTCAGATCATGGAAGATAAAGGAGTCGGAATTTACAGCCAGAGCAGTGGCAACGGTTCGAGATTGAATAGAGCGGgagaatcttcttcttcttcttcctcatcagcGGTTTTTGCTCGAAAGCAATCGAAATCTTCCTTCAGCGTCACGAGCCCGAGGATTTCGAGCAGATTGGATGCCTCCTCACCCTCAAAGGCGGCCACTGCAGCTGCGGAGCTTCAGGGGATTGATGATTTCAATCTCGATGAGCCTGGCCCGGTCCCTTCGACCTCTGCACAGAAACCTGAACCTGAGGCAAAGGTTGAGGATCTCGATCTTCCAGAATTCGAGGTGGTCGATAAAGGGGTTGAGATCCAGGGGGAGAGGGGAGCTGGAGAGAGAGAATCGGAAGAAGTTGTGGATGATGAGAGGTCGGTCTCTAGCGAGGTGGTGAAGGAAGTCGTGCATGATCCGGTCCATCAGATGCGACTGACTGAGCTTGATGAGATCGCGCAGCAGATCAAAGCTCTCGAGTCAATGATTGGGAGTGAGGAGGCCATTAAGACGGAACACGAATTGGAGTTCCAAGGGCTTGATGCGGAGGAAGAGACAGTGACAAGAGAGTTCCTTCAGATGCTTGAGGAAGAAGAAGGCAGGGAGGGGAAGATCGACCTTTCAGACTCCCCACCTTTGAAATTAGAAGGCGTGGAGGAAGCAGGTGAGGCCGAATTGAAGGCCTATGTTTCGGATCTAGGGAAAGGATTGGGATCTGTGGTTCGAACCCGAGATGGCGGATACTTAGCGGCAATGAATCCTTTCGATGTTGAGGTATCGAGAAAAGAAATGCCAAAGCTCGCGATGCAGATTTCGAAGCCACTGATCCTTCCTTTGATGAAATCTGCAAGTGGGTTTGAGGCATTTCAGAGAATGGCAGCAGTGGGCATTGAGGAATTGAGTTCGGAAGTGCTGTCAGCAGTAGGGATGGATGAACTGATGGGCAAAACTGCCGAGCAAATAGCTTTCGAAGGCATCGCATCAGCGATCATCCATGGGAGGAACAAAGAAGGAGCAACCTCGAGCGCCGCTCGATCCATTGCCACGGTGAAGACAATGGTGACAGCGATGAGTgcaggaaggagagagaggattTCAATGGGGATTTGGAATGTGAGTGAGAAGCCGGTGACGGTGGAGGAAATTCTAGCATTTTCACTGCAGAAGATAGAGACCATGGCTGTGGAAGCCCTGAAGATTCAGGCGGAGATGGCAGAGGAGGAAGCACCTTTTGACATTTCACCACTTGTGGGGAAGACCAGCACAGCTGGCACAaaagatcctgaccatccattggCTGTTACCATTTCGCTAGAGGATTGGGCGAAGAATGGCTGTATGTCAACTACGGAGGAAGGAGACAACCCACCAGGAACGCCAAAGAGCATTACACTGTTGGTGGTTGTTCAGATGAGGGACCCGCTGAGGCGGTATGAGGCAGTGGGGGCGCCTGTGATTGTTATGGTGCAGGCCACACATGTTGATGCAGCGAGTGGTGAAGACGAGGAGAAATTCAAGGTGGCAAGCCTGCACATGGGAGGTTTGAAGGTCCGGGTGGGCGGGAAGCATGTATGGGATACTGAGAAGCAGAGGCTGACTGCAATGCAGTGGCTGGTGGCGTATGGGCTAGGGAAGGTGGTGTCAAAGAAGGGCAAGCCAGCACAAGCTAAGGGGCAGGACTCTCTTTGGAGCATTTCGTCGCGGGTGATGGCGGATATGTGGCTCAAGCCCATTCGAAATCCAGACGTGAAGTTACCAAAGCAAAC tgggccctag
- the LOC131255868 gene encoding protein PLASTID MOVEMENT IMPAIRED 1 isoform X2, giving the protein MSAPPDSTAARRNSNTQLLEELEALSQSLYQSHTSRRTASLALPRSSVDPPAASHLNVSEKSRSRRISLSPWRSRPKLDDAAPADDPRAAPSRGHEKNLSAAAAPAHEKKGIWSWKPLRALSHIGMQRVGVLFSVEVIAVQGLPASMNGLRLSVNVRKKETKEGAVQTMPARVLQGAADFEETLFIKCHLYCSVSASGSGKQQQQQQLKFEPRPFLIYVAAVDAAELSFGQSMVDLSRLVQESMEKNWEGTRIRQWDTSFNLSGKAKGGELVLKLGFQIMEDKGVGIYSQSSGNGSRLNRAGESSSSSSSSAVFARKQSKSSFSVTSPRISSRLDASSPSKAATAAAELQGIDDFNLDEPGPVPSTSAQKPEPEAKVEDLDLPEFEVVDKGVEIQGERGAGERESEEVVDDERSVSSEVVKEVVHDPVHQMRLTELDEIAQQIKALESMIGSEEAIKTEHELEFQGLDAEEETVTREFLQMLEEEEGREGKIDLSDSPPLKLEGVEEAGEAELKAYVSDLGKGLGSVVRTRDGGYLAAMNPFDVEVSRKEMPKLAMQISKPLILPLMKSASGFEAFQRMAAVGIEELSSEVLSAVGMDELMGKTAEQIAFEGIASAIIHGRNKEGATSSAARSIATVKTMVTAMSAGRRERISMGIWNVSEKPVTVEEILAFSLQKIETMAVEALKIQAEMAEEEAPFDISPLVGKTSTAGTKDPDHPLAVTISLEDWAKNGCMSTTEEGDNPPGTPKSITLLVVVQMRDPLRRYEAVGAPVIVMVQATHVDAASGEDEEKFKVASLHMGGLKVRVGGKHVWDTEKQRLTAMQWLVAYGLGKVVSKKGKPAQAKGQDSLWSISSRVMADMWLKPIRNPDVKLPKQTLEVK; this is encoded by the exons ATGTCCGCGCCACCAGACTCCACCGCCGCTCGCCGCAACTCCAACACCCAACTCCTCGAAGAGCTAGAAGCCCTCTCACAATCTCTCTATCAATCCCACACCTCCCGCCGCACTGCTTCCCTCGCCCTTCCCCGCTCCTCCGTTGATCCTCCCGCCGCGTCCCACCTAAATGTCTCCGAAAAGTCCCGCTCCCGCCGCATTTCCCTCTCCCCCTGGCGCTCCCGCCCCAAGCTTGACGACGCCGCCCCCGCCGACGATCCCCGTGCGGCGCCTTCCAGGGGCCACGAGAAGAATCTCAGCGCCGCGGCAGCCCCAGCGCATGAGAAGAAGGGCATCTGGAGCTGGAAGCCGTTGCGGGCGCTGTCCCACATCGGGATGCAGCGGGTCGGGGTCCTGTTCTCAGTCGAGGTCATCGCCGTCCAGGGCCTCCCGGCGTCGATGAATGGCCTCCGTCTCTCCGTCAACGTCCGCAAGAAGGAGACGAAGGAAGGCGCCGTGCAGACAATGCCCGCCAGGGTCTTGCAGGGCGCTGCTGACTTCGAGGAGACGCTCTTCATCAAGTGTCATCTGTACTGCAGCGTCAGTGCCAGCGGCAGCgggaagcagcagcagcagcagcagctgaagTTCGAGCCACGGCCGTTCTTGATTTACGTCGCGGCGGTAGATGCCGCCGAGCTCAGCTTCGGGCAGAGTATGGTCGATCTCAGCCGTCTGGTCCAGGAATCGATGGAGAAGAACTGGGAAGGGACAAGGATACGGCAGTGGGACACCAGCTTCAATCTCTCTGGGAAGGCGAAAGGGGGCGAGCTCGTGCTGAAATTAGGTTTTCAGATCATGGAAGATAAAGGAGTCGGAATTTACAGCCAGAGCAGTGGCAACGGTTCGAGATTGAATAGAGCGGgagaatcttcttcttcttcttcctcatcagcGGTTTTTGCTCGAAAGCAATCGAAATCTTCCTTCAGCGTCACGAGCCCGAGGATTTCGAGCAGATTGGATGCCTCCTCACCCTCAAAGGCGGCCACTGCAGCTGCGGAGCTTCAGGGGATTGATGATTTCAATCTCGATGAGCCTGGCCCGGTCCCTTCGACCTCTGCACAGAAACCTGAACCTGAGGCAAAGGTTGAGGATCTCGATCTTCCAGAATTCGAGGTGGTCGATAAAGGGGTTGAGATCCAGGGGGAGAGGGGAGCTGGAGAGAGAGAATCGGAAGAAGTTGTGGATGATGAGAGGTCGGTCTCTAGCGAGGTGGTGAAGGAAGTCGTGCATGATCCGGTCCATCAGATGCGACTGACTGAGCTTGATGAGATCGCGCAGCAGATCAAAGCTCTCGAGTCAATGATTGGGAGTGAGGAGGCCATTAAGACGGAACACGAATTGGAGTTCCAAGGGCTTGATGCGGAGGAAGAGACAGTGACAAGAGAGTTCCTTCAGATGCTTGAGGAAGAAGAAGGCAGGGAGGGGAAGATCGACCTTTCAGACTCCCCACCTTTGAAATTAGAAGGCGTGGAGGAAGCAGGTGAGGCCGAATTGAAGGCCTATGTTTCGGATCTAGGGAAAGGATTGGGATCTGTGGTTCGAACCCGAGATGGCGGATACTTAGCGGCAATGAATCCTTTCGATGTTGAGGTATCGAGAAAAGAAATGCCAAAGCTCGCGATGCAGATTTCGAAGCCACTGATCCTTCCTTTGATGAAATCTGCAAGTGGGTTTGAGGCATTTCAGAGAATGGCAGCAGTGGGCATTGAGGAATTGAGTTCGGAAGTGCTGTCAGCAGTAGGGATGGATGAACTGATGGGCAAAACTGCCGAGCAAATAGCTTTCGAAGGCATCGCATCAGCGATCATCCATGGGAGGAACAAAGAAGGAGCAACCTCGAGCGCCGCTCGATCCATTGCCACGGTGAAGACAATGGTGACAGCGATGAGTgcaggaaggagagagaggattTCAATGGGGATTTGGAATGTGAGTGAGAAGCCGGTGACGGTGGAGGAAATTCTAGCATTTTCACTGCAGAAGATAGAGACCATGGCTGTGGAAGCCCTGAAGATTCAGGCGGAGATGGCAGAGGAGGAAGCACCTTTTGACATTTCACCACTTGTGGGGAAGACCAGCACAGCTGGCACAaaagatcctgaccatccattggCTGTTACCATTTCGCTAGAGGATTGGGCGAAGAATGGCTGTATGTCAACTACGGAGGAAGGAGACAACCCACCAGGAACGCCAAAGAGCATTACACTGTTGGTGGTTGTTCAGATGAGGGACCCGCTGAGGCGGTATGAGGCAGTGGGGGCGCCTGTGATTGTTATGGTGCAGGCCACACATGTTGATGCAGCGAGTGGTGAAGACGAGGAGAAATTCAAGGTGGCAAGCCTGCACATGGGAGGTTTGAAGGTCCGGGTGGGCGGGAAGCATGTATGGGATACTGAGAAGCAGAGGCTGACTGCAATGCAGTGGCTGGTGGCGTATGGGCTAGGGAAGGTGGTGTCAAAGAAGGGCAAGCCAGCACAAGCTAAGGGGCAGGACTCTCTTTGGAGCATTTCGTCGCGGGTGATGGCGGATATGTGGCTCAAGCCCATTCGAAATCCAGACGTGAAGTTACCAAAGCAAAC gttggaagtcaaataa